One Solidesulfovibrio sp. genomic window, GCCGCGCCCGGAAGCGGGGAACACGGCGGCCATGACGCCGAGGCCCTCCGGTCCCTGGGCTTCTGGCTCTACCTGATGAGCGATTTGATCGTCTTTTCGGCCCTTTTCGCCACCTACGTGGTCATGGCCGAAAACTTCGCCGGCGGGCCCACGGCCAAGGAGCTGTTCCACCTGCCGGGCGTGCTGGCCGAAACGCTGTTTCTTCTCACCAGCAGCGCCGTCTACGGGCTGGCCATGATCGCCCTGCACAAGGGCGACGCCAGGGGCGTGCGCCTGGGCCTCGTGGTCACCTTCCTGCTGGGCCTGGGCTTTCTGGTCATGGAGCTGCGCGAGTTCGCCCAGATGATCGCCGAGGGGGCCACGCCCCAGCGCAGCGGCTTCCTTTCGGCCTTTTTCACCCTGGTCGGCACCCACGGCGCCCACGTGGCCATGGGGCTTTTGTGGATGCTGGTCATGCTGGCCCAGGTTGCGGCCAAGGGCCTGACCGGGCCGGTGGCCGGCCGGCTGCTGCGCCTGGGCATGTTCTGGCACTTCCTCGACATCGTCTGGATCGGCGTATTCACCGTCGTCTACCTGCTGGGGGTGGTCTGAGATGCACCAAGCACAGCAACAAAACGGGGCCGGGGTCGGCTCGTTGCGGTCCTACGCGGCGGGGTTCGCCCTGTCCATCGCGCTCACGGCCGTCTCCTTCGGCCTGGTCATGACCGGCACCCTGCCGCGGGGGGTGGCCATCGTCTGCCTGTTCGCGGCGGCCATCGCCCAGATGCTCGTGCAGTTGCGCTTCTTCCTGCACCTCGACCGGTCGTCGGCCATGTACTGGAACGTCATGTCCCTTGCCTTCACCTTTTTCATCATCTTCCTGTTCGTGGGGGGCTCGATCTGGATCATGTACGGCCTGCATTACCGGATGTAGAACGGCGCGCCGTGTTCGGGAAGTATCTGCTCGCCACGAAACCGTGGCTCGTGGCCGCCAACGTGCTGTCGGCGGCGGCCGGCTACCTGTTCGCCGCCGGGGGGCATGCCGCAGGTTGGCCCTTCGTGGCGGCCATGGCCGGCATCACGCTGTTCGTGGCCGCCGGCTGCGTGTGCAACAACCTGATCGACCGCGACCTGGACCGGGCCATGGACCGCACCCGGGGCCGGGTCCTGGCCACGGGCCGCCTGTCCGGCCGAGACGGCCTGCGCTTGGCCCTTGGGCTCATGGCGGCGGGCGCGGCCCTGCTCCTGGCCGGGGCCAACCTGCTGAGCCTTGGTGTCGTGGCCGCCGGGTTCGCGGTCTACGTCGGCGTCTACAGCGCCTGGCTCAAGCGCCGCTCGCCTTATGCCACGGTGGTGGGCAGCCTGGCCGGGGCGGCGCCGCCCGTGGCCGGGGCCTGCGCGGCGTCCGGCGCCTTCGACGGCCGGGCGGTCGTTCTCCTGGCCCTGTTCAGCCTCTGGCAGATTCCCCACTCCTACGCCATTGCCCTCTACCGCCTGGACGACTACGCCGCCGCCGGCGTGCCGGTCATGCCCGTGGCCCGGGGCGTGGCCGCGACCAAACGGCTGCTGGCCGGCCACATCCTGGCTTTCGGCCTGGCCTCGCTTGTGCCGTGGCTTTTGGGGTACGCCGGCCGGGCCTATCTGGCCGTGGCCGTCGCCCTAAGCCTCGGCTGGCTTAGCCTGGCCGCCTGGGGCGACACCGGCCCGGACGACCGGCGCCAGGCCAGGCGGCTGTACCTGTTTTCCATCCTGGTCGTGTGCGGCCTAAGCCTCATGCT contains:
- the cyoE gene encoding heme o synthase — its product is MFGKYLLATKPWLVAANVLSAAAGYLFAAGGHAAGWPFVAAMAGITLFVAAGCVCNNLIDRDLDRAMDRTRGRVLATGRLSGRDGLRLALGLMAAGAALLLAGANLLSLGVVAAGFAVYVGVYSAWLKRRSPYATVVGSLAGAAPPVAGACAASGAFDGRAVVLLALFSLWQIPHSYAIALYRLDDYAAAGVPVMPVARGVAATKRLLAGHILAFGLASLVPWLLGYAGRAYLAVAVALSLGWLSLAAWGDTGPDDRRQARRLYLFSILVVCGLSLMLAADATP
- the cyoD gene encoding cytochrome o ubiquinol oxidase subunit IV translates to MHQAQQQNGAGVGSLRSYAAGFALSIALTAVSFGLVMTGTLPRGVAIVCLFAAAIAQMLVQLRFFLHLDRSSAMYWNVMSLAFTFFIIFLFVGGSIWIMYGLHYRM
- the cyoC gene encoding cytochrome o ubiquinol oxidase subunit III, yielding MTASEAAALAAPGSGEHGGHDAEALRSLGFWLYLMSDLIVFSALFATYVVMAENFAGGPTAKELFHLPGVLAETLFLLTSSAVYGLAMIALHKGDARGVRLGLVVTFLLGLGFLVMELREFAQMIAEGATPQRSGFLSAFFTLVGTHGAHVAMGLLWMLVMLAQVAAKGLTGPVAGRLLRLGMFWHFLDIVWIGVFTVVYLLGVV